The Candidatus Hydrogenedentota bacterium nucleotide sequence GCCAGGAGACCCACATGGTGATGAAGAGGGGTACCCAGACCATGATGCCCGTTGTGACATAACGCTGCATCTGGCGAAAGTAAGCACGCATGAAACTGGTGAAGCTGCTGTGTTCGGATAAACGTCGCATGGCGAAGGGGACCTTCCCGGTGGGCCTGAACCGCGACCGCGCGGGCGCTTTGACATTCAGCCCGCGGCCTCCGATGTGGATTGCGGCGTGGGCAGGGGGAGTATACAGGGCCGGAGGCGAAACCGCCAAAGACGGCGGTGCGCACGCCGGAGGTCAGGTGTTTGGAGCGGCAATCACGTCCACGGCGCTGGGCATGCCCGGCATGTAGGCCCCGCAGGAGACCACGAGTTTCATGGCGTCTTCCGAGCTCATGTCGATGGGCATGAGCTTTTCAGGCGCAAGATAGACGAGAAAGCCGTTGGTGGGGCTGGGGACGGTGGGGACGAAGACGGCGCAGAGTTTCTTGCCGCCGGAGGCGATCTGAACGGGGCCCTGATCGTTGGAGGTGACAAAGCCCACGTGGTAGTGGTCGGGGCGGGGATACTCGATGAGGACCACCTGCTGAAACACGGTGCCCTCGCGATTCACCAGCACGTCGCGGATCTGCTGGACGGCCAGGTAAACCCGGCTGATCAGCGGGATTTTCCCGACGATGGTTTCGCCGATGGCAATAATCTTGCGCCCGATGAGGTAGCGTGTGAGGAAGCCTGTGCAGAGGAACAGCAGAACGGCCAGGAGGATCCCCACCCCCATGGAGGCAATGGGCGAGTCCAGGCGAAAGTGCTCCAGAAAGCTCAGGGACGGCACACGGGAGCCGATCCGGTTCACATAGCCTTCGACATGGCCCATGGAGAATTCGATAGCCTGGGTGATCTTGGAGATGAAGATCCAGGAGACCCAGATGGTGATGAAGAGGGGTACCCACACCATGACACCCGTGGTCACATAGCGCTGCATCTGGCGGACATAGGCCCGCGCAAAACTGGAAAGACTGCTGAACTCCGGCTCTTTCTTCATGACGAGAGATGATTCCTGCTGTGTTTGCGGTGCTGCCCGCGCCGCGATATTCTGGCGCCGTCGGGCGGGTTCATCCCGACCGGTGCGCGGTTTCCAGGTGGGGACCCGTCACTATGCGTCGCCGCCACTATCCTGCTTGATATCGACGCGCACGCGGGTAATCCGGTTGGCCTTGCCTTCCAGAATGGTAATCCGGAATGGCGGATGGTTGATGACCTCGCCGATCAGGGGGATGCGTCCGACGGTGTGGGTGACCCAGCCGCCCACGGTTTCCACTTCGGTGTCGTTGATTTCGGCGCCCATCTTTTCCGCGGCGACGGCCAGTTCCAACTGGGCGTCGATCACGAATGCGCCGGGGCTGATTTCGCGAATGCGCGTCTCCGCCTTGTCGTACTCGTCGTGAAATTCGCCAAAGATCTCTTCCAGCACGTCTTCCTGCGTAATCAGTCCGTCCGTGCCGCCATACTCATCGGTCACCACGGCGATGGGCTGGCCCGTCTCGCGCATCTTCTCCAGCAGGTCATCCAGTTTCATGGAATCGGGCACGTGGAGCACTTCGCGCACAAAGCCCGCGATGCCGTCGTCGTGATGTTTGGCCCGGAGCACGTCGAAGGCATTGATAACCCCGATCACATTATCGATGGAGTCCCGGTAGATGGGCAGGCGCGTGTAGCCGCTTTCCACCAGCTTCGCGATGAGTTCGGCCCGACCGGCGGTTTCGGGGAGGGCGACGATGTTGATTCGGGGCACCATAATTTCCCGAACCTGGCGCGACTGGAGGTCCATGACCGAGTGGATCATTTCCTTTTCTTCTTCCATGATCGCGCCGCGATCCGCGCCCTCGTCCACGAGCACCCGCATGTCCTCCGCGGTGCTCATGATCACGGCCTCGCCTTCGCGGAGGCCATCGGCCAGCCGGGACAGGCGCCCGGAGAACCAGGTGAAGGGCAGGACCACCGGCGCCAGCACGACATCAAAGAAACGCATGACCGGAAGCAGTTGCAGGGCAAGCCGGGTGGGGTGGATTCGGAAAATACTCTTGGGGGCCACTTCGCCAAACATGAGGAAAAGGGGCGTGGCGATGGCCATGCTCCAGAGCGGGCCCGCCTCAATGGTGAGGGCCATGGTGCCCGCCACGAGGGCCAGGTTGGTGCCCACGAGCACCAGGGCCATCATCCGCGCGGGGCGTTTCAGGTAGGCGTTGAGGCGCTGGGCGCGGCGGTTTTTCTCTTCGTCGGCCATATGGCGGATGCGGATGCGGTTTACCCCGGCGAATCCGGTTTGATAGCCGGCAAAAAAAGCGCTCAGGGCGATTCCCAGCAGGAAAACGATGATCGTCGTGCTCATCCCCGGGCCTCTTCCTGGGTTGCGGGGCTCTGCAGGATCTGAATCTTCAGCCGGGCGACCCGTTTGCCGTCCACTTCCTCCACGGTATAGCGCACGCCTTCGTGTTCGATGCGATCGCCCACTTCCAGCACCTTGTCGCTCTGTTCCATGAGGAATCCGGCCACGGTCGTGTGCTCGTCATCGTTCACGGGTACGCCCGTGAGGGCCTCCAGTTCATCCAGCGGCAGACTGCCGTCCACCTGGTAGACGTTCTGCCGCACCTGGGTGTAGAGGGGCGGTTCGTCGCGCCAGTCGTCTTCCAGCTCGCCCACGACCTCGCGGAGGGCGTCCTGAAGGGTCACCAGGCCCTCGGTGCCGCCGTATTCGTCCACGACGATGGCGAGGTGGGAACGGAGGTGCTGAACCGATTTCATGAATTCCAGCACGGTCATGGTTTCAGGCACATAGTTGGCCTTGCGCAGCAGGGGTTTGATGGGCGCGCCGAGTTCGCCCCGATCCACGAGGGAAAGGAGGTCCTTGGCATAGAGGATGCCCACGATGTTGTCCAGATTCTCACGGTAGGCCGGCATGCGGGAAAACTCGTGGGTGCAGATCAGTTCCAGGGCTTCGGCCACCGTGGCCTCGTCGTTCAGGGCCACGATATCGGGCCGGGGCACGAGGATCTCCCAGAGCATGACATCGTTCACATTGAGGATGCCCTGGATCATTTCGGCCTCCTCCTTTTCGATGGCGCCGGTGGCCTCGCCCTCGGAGAGGATGGAGGCAAAATCGGCGTCGGTCATGAAGGGGGCCGGTTGCACGCGGCTGAAGCCTGTGACGCGGAAGAGGAGCCCCACGAGCCAGACGACGGCCACGCGCAGGGGCACGAGCAGGACGCAGGCCAGGTGGAGCGGGAGCGCCGCGCCGCGGGCGAAGCCTTCGCTGTTGCGGACCACGGCCAGCTTGGGCACCACATCGCCGAAGAAGGCCAGAAACAGGGTGCAAACGGCGGCGGCGGCCACGTAGTGAAAGGGCTGGACCAGAAACTGGCCCGTGGCCAGCAGCACGGGCTGGACCAGTACGATGCTGAGGAGGACCTTGGCGATGGAATTGCCCATGAGCACGGAGGTGAGGAGCTCGTGGGGCCGGAGCATGAGCCGACCCACCAACTGATTGAGCACGCTCTCGTCTTCGCGCAGCGCGCGGATGCGCGCGGGGCTGAGCGAAAAATAGGCGATTTCACAGGCGGAAAAGAAAGCGGACAGACACAGGAGCCCCAGGGCGAGGGCCCCCATGGCCGGGAGCCCGGAGGCGTCCATCCAGCCGACGAGCCCGCCCGAAAGGGGAATCGGCGGGCGATCCGCGATCTCCGGTCCCTGTCCCACGCCGCTCAATACGAGGGCGAGACCGACCCAGGCCGCCGCAACCAGCAGGCTTTTCCGCCACGTTCCAGAACCACTACTGCCATCTTCCAATGCGCTACCGCGCTCCACCTCAAGGGGACGTACAACCCGGCGATAGAATCGCTTACGGGTCCATCCGCCATGCGGCATCGTAATTTACGCCCAGATAGAGGGCCTGTTTCTCCGTCATGCACCGGCGCTCGGCGGCGGTGGCATGGTCATATCCCAGCAAATGCAGCATCCCGTGGCAGAACAGCAGCCGTACATCGGCCCGCATGGCCTCAATGCCGCCTTCACCCCGGTCTTCCACCGTTTCGAGGGATATCACAATATCGCCCAGCACCCGCACACCAGGTACCGGGCCGCTTTCCTGCTCGAAAGAGAGGACGTCGGTCGCCTTGTTCTTTCCGCGGTAGGCCTTGTTGAGGGCCTTGATTTCCGCGTCGTCGCAGAAGAGCACACTGACTTCCACTTCGGCGGCGTCCACGCCTTCACCCATGCAAATCTTCTCGGCCAGGCGCTCCAGCGCATCCCTGCGATACAGGCGCTTGCGCGTGGAGTTCCGCTGGACGGCGAGGTTCACCTTCATTCCATCTTCCCGGCCATGGGGATGACGTTGTCCACTTTCTTTTCCTCCCGCATCGAGGGGTAGGCCACCCGCGTGTGCAGGTTCGAGACGATGCGCTGCGCGACCACCTCGGCGATGGTGTCCAATTGTTTCAGGGTCAGGTTGCAATCATCAAATTGGCGATCGGCCGAACGGGCGGCCACGATCTTGTCCACGAAATCCCGCACACGCTCCTCGTTGGGATTCTTGATGGAGCGCACGCCCGATTCCACGGCGTCGCAGATCATCAGAATGGCCGTTTCGGGGCGCTGGGGCTTGGGTCCGGGATAGCGAAAATCGTCTTCCAGCACGTCGCCGTGCTTCTGCTGTTTCAGGGCCTGCTGGTAGAAATAGCCGATGAGGCAGGTGCCGTGGTGCTCAAAAATGCCGTCGATAATGGGCTTGGGCAGGTGATACTCCCGGGCGAGCTCCGCACCCTGAATCACGTGGGCCGCGATGGCCCGGGCGCTCATGCGGGGCGACAGTTCGTCGTGGATGTTGTAGCCGTTCTGGTTCTCCGAGAAGTATTCCGAGCGGCGCATCTTGCCAATGTCGTGATAGAGGGCACAGACCCGGGCCAGGAGACCGTTGGCGCCAATGGCGTCGGCCGCGGCTTCCGCCAGATCGCCCAGCATGCGGCTGTGGGCGCTGGTGCCCGGCGCTTCCACGGCGAGCTGGGCCAGCAGCTCATTGTTGAAGTCGGAGTATTCCAGCAACTGGATATCCGTGGTAATGCCGAAAAGCCGTTCCAGCGGGGAGAGCACGGCCGGCACGGCAAGCAGGCATATGCTGCCATTCAATCCGATGAGCACGAGGCGGCGGAAGGTGTTTTCGTCGGCGACCTTGTCCATGGCGAGGATA carries:
- a CDS encoding HlyC/CorC family transporter, with protein sequence MSTTIIVFLLGIALSAFFAGYQTGFAGVNRIRIRHMADEEKNRRAQRLNAYLKRPARMMALVLVGTNLALVAGTMALTIEAGPLWSMAIATPLFLMFGEVAPKSIFRIHPTRLALQLLPVMRFFDVVLAPVVLPFTWFSGRLSRLADGLREGEAVIMSTAEDMRVLVDEGADRGAIMEEEKEMIHSVMDLQSRQVREIMVPRINIVALPETAGRAELIAKLVESGYTRLPIYRDSIDNVIGVINAFDVLRAKHHDDGIAGFVREVLHVPDSMKLDDLLEKMRETGQPIAVVTDEYGGTDGLITQEDVLEEIFGEFHDEYDKAETRIREISPGAFVIDAQLELAVAAEKMGAEINDTEVETVGGWVTHTVGRIPLIGEVINHPPFRITILEGKANRITRVRVDIKQDSGGDA
- the ybeY gene encoding rRNA maturation RNase YbeY, whose amino-acid sequence is MKVNLAVQRNSTRKRLYRRDALERLAEKICMGEGVDAAEVEVSVLFCDDAEIKALNKAYRGKNKATDVLSFEQESGPVPGVRVLGDIVISLETVEDRGEGGIEAMRADVRLLFCHGMLHLLGYDHATAAERRCMTEKQALYLGVNYDAAWRMDP
- a CDS encoding HlyC/CorC family transporter: MEDGSSGSGTWRKSLLVAAAWVGLALVLSGVGQGPEIADRPPIPLSGGLVGWMDASGLPAMGALALGLLCLSAFFSACEIAYFSLSPARIRALREDESVLNQLVGRLMLRPHELLTSVLMGNSIAKVLLSIVLVQPVLLATGQFLVQPFHYVAAAAVCTLFLAFFGDVVPKLAVVRNSEGFARGAALPLHLACVLLVPLRVAVVWLVGLLFRVTGFSRVQPAPFMTDADFASILSEGEATGAIEKEEAEMIQGILNVNDVMLWEILVPRPDIVALNDEATVAEALELICTHEFSRMPAYRENLDNIVGILYAKDLLSLVDRGELGAPIKPLLRKANYVPETMTVLEFMKSVQHLRSHLAIVVDEYGGTEGLVTLQDALREVVGELEDDWRDEPPLYTQVRQNVYQVDGSLPLDELEALTGVPVNDDEHTTVAGFLMEQSDKVLEVGDRIEHEGVRYTVEEVDGKRVARLKIQILQSPATQEEARG
- a CDS encoding DUF502 domain-containing protein codes for the protein MKKEPEFSSLSSFARAYVRQMQRYVTTGVMVWVPLFITIWVSWIFISKITQAIEFSMGHVEGYVNRIGSRVPSLSFLEHFRLDSPIASMGVGILLAVLLFLCTGFLTRYLIGRKIIAIGETIVGKIPLISRVYLAVQQIRDVLVNREGTVFQQVVLIEYPRPDHYHVGFVTSNDQGPVQIASGGKKLCAVFVPTVPSPTNGFLVYLAPEKLMPIDMSSEDAMKLVVSCGAYMPGMPSAVDVIAAPNT